The Flavobacterium piscisymbiosum genome includes a region encoding these proteins:
- the hutH gene encoding histidine ammonia-lyase: MREIHYISTEVLTLEALQEIIVNQKTLELSEEAKVNVQKCRDYLDKKMASHSEPIYGINTGFGSLCNVKISNENLSKLQENLVKSHACGTGEEVPAAIVKLMLLLKIQSLSYGHSGIQLQTVHRLVDFYNNDVLPIIYTQGSLGASGDLAPLAHLSLPLLGEGEVLFEGKKVASAEVLKHFGWEPIVLQSKEGLALLNGTQFMSAYGAHILIKAYKYSYLADLIGTISLEGFDGRSEPFNELIHYIRPHKGQIVTAQRINEFLEGSEIIAQEKKHVQDPYSFRCMPQVHGASKDAIDYVRKVFKTEINSVTDNPNIFIEADQIISGGNFHGQPLALALDFMAIALAELGSISERRTYQLISGLRNLPAFLVDNPGLNSGFMIPQYTAASIASQNKQLATPSSVDSIVSSNGQEDHVSMGANGATKALRVLDNLERILAIELLNASQAIAYREPLKSSDFIEMFLSSYREVVPLVKEDRILHYDIEKTVEFLDSFQIENDLLTMA; the protein is encoded by the coding sequence ATGAGAGAAATCCATTATATAAGTACTGAAGTCTTAACCTTAGAAGCTTTACAAGAAATCATAGTGAACCAGAAAACACTTGAACTATCAGAGGAAGCGAAAGTAAACGTTCAAAAATGTCGTGATTATTTAGATAAAAAAATGGCTTCGCATTCTGAACCTATTTATGGTATCAATACAGGCTTTGGATCTTTATGTAATGTAAAAATCTCTAATGAGAATTTATCCAAACTTCAGGAAAATCTTGTAAAGTCCCACGCTTGCGGAACTGGAGAAGAAGTTCCTGCTGCAATTGTAAAGTTGATGTTGTTGCTTAAAATTCAATCTTTAAGCTACGGACATTCCGGAATTCAGTTACAAACCGTACATCGTTTGGTTGATTTTTATAATAATGATGTTTTACCTATTATTTATACTCAGGGTTCTCTTGGGGCTTCGGGCGACTTAGCACCTTTGGCACATTTGTCTTTACCTTTATTAGGAGAAGGAGAAGTTTTGTTTGAAGGAAAAAAAGTGGCTTCTGCCGAAGTTTTGAAACATTTTGGCTGGGAACCAATCGTTTTACAGTCAAAAGAAGGTTTGGCATTGTTGAACGGTACTCAATTTATGAGTGCTTACGGAGCTCACATTTTAATAAAAGCCTATAAATATTCTTATTTGGCAGATTTAATAGGAACAATTTCTTTGGAAGGTTTTGATGGAAGAAGCGAACCTTTTAATGAATTGATTCACTATATACGTCCGCATAAAGGGCAAATCGTGACAGCACAACGTATTAATGAGTTTTTGGAAGGAAGCGAGATTATTGCTCAGGAGAAAAAACACGTTCAGGATCCGTATTCTTTCCGTTGTATGCCACAAGTTCACGGCGCTTCAAAAGATGCGATCGATTATGTTCGAAAAGTATTCAAAACCGAAATTAATTCAGTTACCGATAACCCGAATATATTTATTGAGGCAGATCAGATTATTTCGGGAGGAAATTTCCACGGACAACCTTTGGCTTTGGCCTTAGATTTTATGGCAATTGCTTTGGCCGAATTAGGAAGTATTTCTGAAAGAAGAACCTATCAATTGATTTCAGGATTACGTAATCTTCCGGCATTTTTGGTCGACAATCCGGGATTGAATTCAGGATTTATGATTCCGCAATATACAGCAGCTAGTATTGCAAGTCAAAACAAGCAATTGGCAACTCCATCAAGTGTAGACAGTATTGTATCAAGCAACGGACAGGAAGATCACGTAAGTATGGGGGCAAACGGAGCGACAAAAGCGTTACGTGTTTTAGATAATTTAGAGCGCATTTTGGCAATCGAATTACTGAATGCTTCACAAGCGATTGCTTACAGAGAACCATTGAAATCTAGTGATTTTATCGAGATGTTTTTGAGTAGTTACAGAGAAGTAGTACCACTTGTTAAGGAGGATAGAATCTTACATTATGACATCGAAAAAACCGTTGAATTCCTTGATAGTTTCCAAATTGAAAACGATTTGTTAACAATGGCTTAA
- a CDS encoding DUF47 domain-containing protein translates to MSINSIFQFLVPKDKKFFPLFEEASSNLIELASNLHEAVNLPLKEREVLFQKIDELEQRGEDITRQTNLELSRNFITPFDREDIHTLITSIDNVADYLHGAASRMRLYQVDKITKSIRKMTEINLEACQNIDSAVKELRNLKNFKVIKDACARINKLENKSDNVYNKAVFEIFENETDAKNIIKYKEVLSVLESATDKCKSVANILESISVKHS, encoded by the coding sequence ATGTCAATAAACAGTATTTTCCAATTTTTAGTGCCGAAAGACAAGAAATTCTTTCCACTTTTTGAAGAGGCTTCAAGCAATTTAATTGAATTAGCTTCTAATTTACACGAAGCTGTAAATCTTCCATTAAAAGAAAGAGAAGTTCTTTTTCAGAAAATTGACGAATTAGAGCAAAGAGGAGAAGACATTACACGTCAGACCAATCTTGAATTGAGTAGAAACTTTATTACTCCGTTTGACAGAGAGGATATTCACACATTGATTACTTCTATTGACAACGTTGCAGATTATTTGCACGGAGCAGCAAGCAGAATGAGATTGTATCAGGTTGATAAGATTACAAAATCGATCAGAAAAATGACCGAAATCAATCTTGAAGCTTGTCAAAATATTGATAGTGCAGTAAAAGAATTGAGAAATTTAAAGAATTTCAAAGTCATAAAAGATGCTTGTGCCAGAATTAATAAACTGGAAAACAAGTCAGATAACGTTTATAATAAAGCAGTTTTTGAAATTTTTGAAAACGAAACAGACGCTAAAAATATTATTAAATATAAAGAAGTGTTATCTGTTTTAGAATCAGCAACAGATAAATGTAAGAGTGTTGCGAACATACTAGAATCTATTTCTGTAAAACATTCTTAA
- a CDS encoding inorganic phosphate transporter — translation MTLLIIIIVLALIFDYINGFHDAANAIATVVATKVLTPFQAVLWAAFFNFLAYWVFGFGVADTVAKTAHTMEINLVVILAGVIAAICWNLLTWWLGIPSSSSHTLIGGFAGAAVAHAIAVHGFSGYIGEDGTTQYWYQIVSWYKAGKDGGMPSGVLIIIAFIVLAPLLGALASYLISIWLLNASRKVIGPKIFTVVLMIATVWFVSTLMVPYEEIVKHGKPRFDSHFWSVAFDPHNIKWFLVAFIILTVSAFCLIFSSLNLHQADAALKKMQLLSSAAFSLGHGGNDSQKVMGIIAAAVAVYINTNPGVHMAEWLDVVLPNDDLGIKGVMPGWIPLACYSAIAAGTLSGGWKIVKTMGSKITKVTSFEGVAAETAGALTLYFTEHLKIPVSTTHTITGSIIGVGLTKRVSAVRWGVTVSLIWAWILTIPISAILAGLVYYILSVFIS, via the coding sequence ATGACGCTACTTATAATTATTATAGTATTAGCCTTAATTTTTGATTACATCAATGGTTTTCATGATGCGGCAAATGCTATTGCAACAGTTGTTGCTACAAAGGTTCTTACGCCTTTTCAGGCGGTTCTTTGGGCAGCATTTTTTAACTTCCTGGCTTATTGGGTTTTTGGATTTGGTGTTGCGGATACTGTTGCAAAAACAGCGCACACTATGGAGATTAACCTGGTAGTTATTCTTGCCGGTGTTATTGCAGCTATTTGCTGGAATTTATTGACCTGGTGGTTGGGGATTCCTTCGAGTTCTTCTCATACCTTAATTGGTGGTTTTGCCGGAGCAGCAGTTGCTCATGCGATCGCTGTACATGGTTTTTCAGGTTATATTGGTGAAGACGGAACTACGCAATATTGGTATCAAATCGTAAGCTGGTATAAGGCCGGAAAAGATGGCGGAATGCCTTCGGGGGTTCTTATTATCATTGCTTTTATTGTTTTGGCACCGCTTTTAGGAGCTTTGGCTTCTTATTTAATTTCGATCTGGTTGTTAAATGCTTCTCGTAAAGTTATTGGACCTAAGATATTTACAGTGGTTTTGATGATTGCTACGGTTTGGTTTGTGAGTACTTTAATGGTACCTTATGAAGAGATTGTTAAACATGGAAAACCAAGATTCGACTCGCATTTTTGGAGTGTAGCTTTCGATCCGCATAATATTAAATGGTTCTTAGTAGCCTTTATTATTTTAACGGTAAGTGCATTTTGTTTGATCTTTAGTAGTTTAAATCTACATCAGGCAGATGCAGCTTTAAAGAAAATGCAATTACTATCTTCCGCGGCTTTTAGTTTAGGACACGGAGGAAACGATTCTCAAAAAGTAATGGGTATTATTGCTGCTGCTGTAGCGGTTTATATCAATACAAACCCGGGTGTTCATATGGCTGAATGGTTAGATGTTGTATTGCCAAATGATGATTTAGGTATAAAAGGAGTAATGCCGGGATGGATTCCGTTAGCGTGTTATTCTGCAATTGCTGCGGGAACTTTAAGTGGTGGTTGGAAAATTGTGAAAACAATGGGTTCTAAAATCACAAAAGTAACTTCGTTTGAAGGTGTTGCTGCTGAAACTGCTGGTGCTTTGACACTTTATTTTACAGAGCATTTAAAAATTCCGGTAAGTACAACGCATACCATTACAGGTTCTATCATCGGGGTTGGATTAACAAAACGTGTTTCTGCCGTTCGTTGGGGAGTTACAGTAAGTTTAATCTGGGCATGGATTCTGACTATTCCAATTTCAGCTATTTTAGCAGGTTTGGTATATTACATCCTAAGTGTATTTATATCCTAA
- a CDS encoding SMI1/KNR4 family protein → MIDQKTSSQIERIKKKLVIVKNTDKDLKVFGANSHKYFLDETANNDQILNFEKDYNLELPEDYSAFLLHIGNGGKSYQNSAAGPGYGIFPFGKNVEEFIYANPEKYLKEDCKLYPNMSDDFWEDLTRNIEENDEISNEDFEAESGKIYSGILPIGTQGCTYYYGLVLNGEFKGQIVNVDLDRQKPFFTFESNFLDWYERWLDEIIPENIMIDEPDLFQYTLGGSVIYILEVYFSAHDNETKIEGLNGILKKEKIASEALDVLEAEYKLSSGAIHKKILQILTKFDYQRAYPYLVDFTKESLLDVFQFVFWYAKDKSSDWLDVIKSNAENISDDETFSFCTYLLKEMNIDYGDIIVPFTFNENENIRISAYYALGQLENKSNYIDVFVAGLKDHSNRVIHITLQALDGVEDQRLLKHYKLIAEKFPVEKDYILVNLNHRLKPFGLTNKTIKKIATDS, encoded by the coding sequence ATGATAGATCAAAAAACTTCAAGCCAAATAGAAAGAATAAAAAAGAAGTTAGTTATAGTAAAAAATACAGATAAGGATTTAAAAGTATTTGGTGCAAACAGTCATAAATACTTTTTGGACGAAACTGCAAATAACGATCAAATTTTAAACTTCGAAAAAGACTATAATCTGGAGCTTCCTGAAGATTATAGCGCTTTTTTGCTTCATATTGGCAATGGCGGAAAATCGTATCAAAATTCTGCAGCAGGACCAGGTTATGGAATATTTCCTTTCGGAAAAAACGTGGAAGAATTCATTTATGCTAATCCCGAAAAATATTTAAAAGAAGACTGTAAGTTGTACCCCAATATGAGTGATGATTTCTGGGAAGATCTGACCAGAAATATTGAGGAGAATGATGAAATTTCTAATGAAGATTTTGAGGCGGAATCAGGAAAAATATATTCGGGGATTTTGCCTATTGGTACTCAAGGCTGTACTTATTATTATGGGCTTGTTTTAAACGGTGAATTTAAAGGTCAGATTGTGAATGTTGATCTAGATCGACAAAAGCCATTTTTTACTTTTGAATCTAATTTTTTAGATTGGTACGAACGTTGGCTGGATGAAATTATACCTGAAAATATAATGATAGATGAACCTGATTTGTTTCAGTATACATTAGGAGGTAGTGTAATTTATATTTTGGAAGTATATTTTTCTGCGCATGATAATGAAACCAAGATTGAAGGTTTAAATGGGATTTTAAAGAAAGAAAAAATAGCTTCAGAAGCTCTTGATGTTTTAGAAGCTGAATATAAATTAAGTTCAGGAGCAATTCATAAAAAGATACTTCAAATCCTTACAAAGTTTGATTATCAAAGGGCTTATCCTTATTTGGTTGATTTTACAAAAGAAAGTTTATTAGATGTTTTTCAGTTTGTGTTTTGGTATGCAAAAGATAAAAGTTCGGATTGGCTGGATGTTATAAAATCAAATGCTGAAAATATTAGCGACGACGAAACCTTTAGTTTTTGTACTTATTTATTAAAGGAAATGAATATTGATTATGGCGATATTATTGTGCCGTTTACTTTTAATGAAAATGAAAACATAAGAATTAGTGCTTATTATGCGCTGGGACAATTAGAGAATAAAAGTAATTATATTGATGTTTTTGTAGCTGGTTTAAAGGATCATTCAAATAGAGTTATTCATATTACTTTGCAGGCGTTAGATGGGGTAGAAGATCAAAGGCTTTTGAAACATTATAAATTGATAGCTGAAAAATTTCCTGTAGAAAAAGATTATATTTTAGTGAATCTAAATCATAGGTTAAAACCGTTTGGGTTGACTAATAAGACAATTAAAAAGATTGCTACAGATTCTTAA
- a CDS encoding serine hydrolase domain-containing protein, with protein MKKIISCLFALVFTSAFSQTFNAKKLDSLFLLLEKNNKYMGSIALSENGKTIYTKSIGFDDVATSKKSSINTKYRIGSISKTFTATLIFKAIEENKIALNQTIDKYFPTVKNAKTITISNLLNHRSGIHDFTNDDDYLTWNTEYQSRAKMIERIAAGEIAFEPNTKGQYSNSNYVLLSFVLEDIYKKSFGEILNLKIVNLLKLKNTYLGKKTNIANNECYSYTAENGKWKKESETDMSIPLGAGAIVSNPTDLNIFFEGLFAGKIISADHLNQMKTAQDKFGMGLFEFPYYEKKNYGHTGGIDGFKSVAGYFPNEKLALALTSNGLDYDINNILLCTLNSYFNKPFTMPVFGSVAVSPEILDLYSGTYGSTQIPIKITISKKDNTLIAQATGQPSFPLEATSTKVFKFDTAGIVLEFNSEKKEMILKQGGQEFLFTK; from the coding sequence ATGAAAAAAATCATCAGCTGCTTGTTTGCTCTCGTCTTTACGAGTGCATTTTCTCAAACCTTCAATGCAAAAAAACTGGATAGTTTGTTTCTTCTTTTAGAGAAAAACAACAAATACATGGGAAGCATTGCCCTTTCTGAAAACGGAAAAACAATTTATACAAAATCAATTGGTTTTGACGATGTTGCGACTTCAAAAAAATCAAGTATAAATACAAAGTACAGGATTGGTTCCATCTCTAAAACATTTACTGCAACGCTTATTTTTAAAGCGATCGAAGAAAATAAAATCGCTTTAAATCAAACTATTGACAAATATTTTCCAACGGTAAAAAATGCCAAAACAATTACAATTAGTAATTTATTGAACCACAGAAGCGGTATACACGATTTTACAAACGACGATGATTACCTAACCTGGAATACTGAATATCAATCGAGAGCTAAAATGATCGAACGAATTGCAGCCGGCGAAATTGCTTTTGAACCAAACACAAAAGGACAATACAGCAATTCTAACTATGTTTTATTATCTTTTGTATTAGAAGATATTTACAAGAAATCTTTTGGTGAAATTTTAAACCTAAAAATTGTTAATCTATTAAAATTAAAAAACACTTATTTAGGAAAAAAAACAAATATCGCGAACAACGAATGCTATTCGTATACAGCTGAGAATGGGAAATGGAAAAAAGAAAGCGAAACAGATATGTCTATTCCGCTTGGTGCCGGAGCAATTGTTTCTAATCCAACTGACTTAAACATCTTTTTTGAAGGTCTTTTTGCCGGAAAAATTATTTCAGCAGATCATTTAAATCAAATGAAAACTGCACAAGATAAATTTGGAATGGGATTATTTGAATTTCCTTACTACGAAAAGAAAAACTACGGTCATACCGGAGGAATCGATGGTTTTAAATCTGTTGCAGGCTATTTTCCAAATGAAAAACTAGCTTTAGCCTTAACTTCAAACGGTTTAGATTACGACATTAATAACATCTTATTATGCACTTTAAACTCCTATTTTAATAAACCATTTACAATGCCGGTTTTTGGAAGCGTTGCTGTTAGTCCGGAAATTCTGGATTTGTATTCCGGAACCTATGGTAGTACACAAATTCCAATAAAAATAACGATCTCAAAAAAAGACAATACATTAATCGCACAAGCTACCGGACAACCTTCTTTTCCGTTAGAAGCCACAAGCACCAAAGTATTCAAATTTGATACTGCGGGTATTGTTCTTGAATTCAATTCTGAAAAAAAGGAAATGATTTTAAAACAAGGCGGTCAAGAATTCTTGTTTACCAAATAG
- a CDS encoding PadR family transcriptional regulator, with the protein MNETFVTNWKSQVKKGTLTFIILNVLKNHEYYGYELIEQIRKHTEIEIAEGTLYPLMNRLKTEELVDSKWVEQETGIPRKYYSLTEAGIETLSQMNIYWENLEKSIKKIIQ; encoded by the coding sequence ATGAACGAAACATTTGTAACAAACTGGAAATCGCAGGTAAAGAAGGGTACATTGACTTTCATTATCCTGAACGTGCTCAAAAATCATGAGTACTACGGTTATGAACTTATCGAACAAATAAGAAAACATACTGAAATAGAAATTGCCGAGGGAACGCTTTATCCTTTGATGAATCGTCTAAAAACCGAAGAATTGGTAGATTCAAAATGGGTAGAACAAGAAACAGGCATTCCCAGAAAGTATTATTCATTAACCGAAGCCGGAATAGAAACTCTAAGTCAGATGAATATTTACTGGGAGAATCTTGAAAAATCAATCAAAAAAATCATTCAATGA
- a CDS encoding DUF421 domain-containing protein, with protein sequence MLYPYLDIIARSIAVYFFMTIALRIFGKKELSQLNTADIILILLISNSVQNAMVGPDTSLSGGLIAALALFIINYIIKKLTHKYKGLNNLLLDKPEILIHNGIIDFKTLSKLDISHEELKEAAREHGLEHLTDIKLAMLEIDGTISIISEDKKNIKQTHYKRKHNHKNLQK encoded by the coding sequence ATGCTATACCCTTACCTGGATATTATTGCAAGAAGTATTGCTGTTTATTTTTTCATGACAATTGCATTGAGAATCTTTGGAAAAAAAGAACTTTCTCAACTGAATACGGCCGATATCATTCTGATTTTATTGATTAGTAACTCCGTTCAAAATGCAATGGTTGGGCCTGACACCAGTCTTTCAGGAGGTTTAATTGCCGCTCTGGCATTGTTTATCATTAATTACATTATAAAAAAGCTTACACACAAATACAAAGGTCTGAACAATTTATTATTAGACAAACCCGAAATCCTGATTCATAACGGAATAATAGATTTTAAAACTTTGAGTAAATTAGACATTTCGCACGAAGAATTAAAAGAAGCGGCACGTGAGCATGGTTTAGAACATTTGACAGATATAAAGCTTGCTATGTTAGAAATAGACGGTACTATTAGTATTATTTCTGAAGACAAAAAGAATATCAAACAAACACACTACAAACGTAAACACAATCATAAAAATCTACAGAAATAA
- the rimK gene encoding 30S ribosomal protein S6--L-glutamate ligase — MLQNKVILGSEEWCSFPELGIPTIKARVDSGAKTSAMHAINIAPFIKNDANWVKFDINPIQNNIKTIIHCEAPLVDKRIVKSSSGFREHRYVIQTSIKLGDIKWPIEMTLTNRDSMGFRMLLGREAMSGRVLVDPEEKYMLGQPTTEALKELYQNSEKATSGLRIGLLASNPELYSNKRIMEAGEMRGHEMHFLNIKECYMKLDAKTPEIHYRGGKILNQFDAIIPRIRPSITFYGCALTRQFEALKVFVLNSATAITQSRDKLYSLQLLLNNGIDIPTTGFANSPLDTDNLIKMVGGSPLIVKLLEGTQGKGVVLAETKKAAESVINAFKSLNANILVQEFIKEANGKDIRCFVIDGKVVAAIQREAMPGEFRANIHLGGTASIIKVTAEEKKIAIKAAKAMDLKVAGVDIIRSSKGPLLLEVNSSPGLEGIEGATNKDIAGEMIRAIEKNFKIVS, encoded by the coding sequence ATGCTTCAAAATAAAGTCATTTTAGGTAGCGAAGAATGGTGCTCATTTCCAGAACTAGGAATCCCGACAATCAAGGCTCGTGTCGATTCCGGTGCTAAAACTTCGGCAATGCACGCTATAAACATAGCTCCTTTTATAAAAAATGATGCCAATTGGGTGAAATTTGATATTAATCCAATTCAGAATAATATTAAAACCATCATCCATTGCGAAGCTCCGTTGGTTGATAAAAGAATTGTAAAAAGTTCAAGCGGTTTTAGAGAACACCGTTACGTTATCCAGACCAGCATTAAACTTGGCGACATCAAATGGCCAATAGAAATGACCCTGACCAACAGGGATTCAATGGGTTTTCGCATGCTTTTGGGCCGCGAAGCCATGAGCGGACGTGTACTGGTTGATCCCGAAGAAAAATACATGTTGGGTCAGCCTACAACCGAAGCTTTAAAAGAATTATACCAAAACTCTGAAAAAGCAACTTCAGGTTTACGAATTGGGCTTTTAGCCAGTAATCCGGAATTATACAGCAATAAAAGAATCATGGAAGCGGGTGAAATGCGCGGTCATGAAATGCATTTTTTGAATATCAAGGAGTGCTACATGAAACTGGATGCCAAAACTCCAGAAATTCATTACCGTGGTGGAAAAATATTAAATCAGTTTGATGCTATTATTCCACGTATTCGACCAAGTATTACTTTTTACGGTTGTGCATTAACACGTCAGTTTGAAGCTTTGAAGGTTTTTGTTTTAAATTCGGCTACAGCCATAACACAATCGCGAGATAAGCTATACTCCTTGCAATTGCTTTTGAATAACGGAATCGACATACCAACAACCGGTTTTGCCAACTCTCCTTTGGATACTGACAACTTAATCAAAATGGTTGGAGGATCTCCTTTAATTGTAAAATTATTAGAAGGAACACAAGGTAAAGGTGTTGTTTTGGCAGAAACCAAAAAAGCTGCAGAAAGTGTTATCAATGCTTTTAAAAGTTTAAATGCCAATATCCTGGTTCAGGAATTCATTAAAGAAGCGAACGGAAAAGATATTCGTTGTTTTGTAATCGACGGAAAAGTGGTTGCAGCGATTCAGCGTGAAGCGATGCCCGGAGAATTCAGAGCAAACATTCACCTTGGCGGAACTGCATCTATTATCAAAGTAACTGCCGAAGAGAAAAAAATTGCTATAAAAGCTGCAAAAGCAATGGATTTGAAGGTAGCAGGAGTTGACATTATTCGTTCTTCAAAAGGGCCATTATTACTTGAGGTAAACTCTTCTCCGGGACTTGAAGGAATCGAAGGCGCAACCAATAAAGATATTGCCGGCGAAATGATCAGAGCAATCGAGAAGAATTTTAAAATAGTCAGTTAG